TTGACAGCTTTTCAGGAGATAAGTTATGGATGGTTCTGGGATTGGTATTGTTTGTAACGACAGTCGTTTATGTTTTGATGTACGACAGAAAACCTACGCAATGGTTTTTGGCTTGCCTTGTGTTAGGGGTGACGGGGATGATTATTCATTCCGTGAAACATAGAGACATCATTGACAAGTGATAAGAGTATTTTAGAATGCGGTAGGTTTGGTAATAAGGGAAGATCGGTATTCTAATTTATTTCTAAGATTCTAAAAGCATACAATTTCAAACACTAAAACAAAAAATTAAATAATATGGACAATACCTATTTAATGCCAACACAAGAAGCCGGGCGAAAATTTATCATGCGGCAAATACAAGGAGGTATAGTGATGCTGAACTTGCTACGTTTTCGTGAAACAGCTGACTATTCAGATACTCCTGTGCTGCAACCGGCAGCGCCAATAAGTGGTAAACAGGCTTATCAACTTTATATTGAACATACGTTGCCATTCCTGACTAAGTCGGGTGGAGAAGTGTTGTTTATGGGTGAGGGAGGTGACTTTTTAATTGGACCAGCAGATGAAAGATGGGATGCTGTATTGTTAATCAAGCAGCATAGTGTGAACAGCTTTCTTGCTTTTGAAAATGATGAAGCTTACATGAAAGGAATAGGACATAGAACTGCCGCATTAGCTGATTCCAGACTTTTACCAATTGTTGAAACAAAATGAAATCTAAAAAGGAAATAAAAGACGGTTACAAAACGATGAAATTTAAAATTGGCGTATTTCAAATCAGGAATACAGTCAATAACAAAATTTATATTGAGAGTAGCACAGATTTGGTTGCCATT
The Phnomibacter ginsenosidimutans genome window above contains:
- a CDS encoding DUF1330 domain-containing protein; protein product: MDNTYLMPTQEAGRKFIMRQIQGGIVMLNLLRFRETADYSDTPVLQPAAPISGKQAYQLYIEHTLPFLTKSGGEVLFMGEGGDFLIGPADERWDAVLLIKQHSVNSFLAFENDEAYMKGIGHRTAALADSRLLPIVETK